GGTTTGGCCCCATTCACCATTCCAAAGATTGGTTAGGGTGCCTTCAATTGTTACTGTTACATCCCAGGTCATTACGGCTGAATCAGTATTGGCCAGTCTTAAAGTGCCGCAGTAACCTGCTCCCCAATCATTGTTCACATCTACCGTTGCCAGTAGCTTGCCGGCTTCAGCAGGTGAGCTAGAAGTGCTGCTCGAAGAAAGCGAGGTGCTGGAAGAGCTACTAGAGCTACTAGAGCTACTAGAGCTACTAGAGCTACTAGAGCTACTAGAACTGCTGGGTGGAATGGAACTTGAGCTTGAGGAAAGGGAGCTTGAGTTGGGCACACTGCTGCTAGAAGTGGAACTGCTTGAAAAGCTCGAAGGCTCTTCGCCCCACACCAAATCACCACTTTCGTTATATAGCGTAATGTTGTGTGCGAGTTCAAATGAATCGCTGTTTAACCCCGTGAACGATGGGTCATTGGTGTAGTCCCATCCGCCCTTTACGTAGTCACCAACAAAAATTTCCATTGTGGCGGTTCTCTCTGAATCACCGACTGGCGAGAGCGTTCCGGCAACACCCTCAATAAAATATAAGCCTGGTACAGTTCCCCACTTTTGTAGTGAAATTTGGTTTTTATTCGAAGAGTCATAGTACGCGGAAAGCACTAAGTTATTAATATCGTAGCCAGCCGTTTCCTCATCACTTAAATCCATAAAGTAACGGAAGCTTGCGTTAACCACTTCTCTTGGGGGGTAGGCTGTTGCGTTGTTCATTTTAATATTCAGCAGTGAACCAGATTGACGATCGTCACCATTAGGGTAGCCAACTTTTGCCGTCACATAGGCCTCTGGTGTGGAACGATCTTCTGGTTGTGGAAAGTCGGCCAGAGCGGTGCCGCCGTGTATGCCTACCAAGCCGGCTAAGGCGCCGGTGAGACCTGCATTCATATCGGTTGCAACTTCTGTCATGGGAAAGTCCGCACGATCTGTTGAAAAACTATCGTCGTCGCCGGGACCGCCTGCTATTGCACCATAAAGAATATGGCGAGGCTTTTCTGGGTCGTTTATATCATTGCGGTTACTGCCATGAGAGGCCCTGTGGTGCGCGGCCAACTGCCATTGTTCACCATAGCCCACAAGGTAGCTCAAATTGTGAGGGTTATCACCCATAATATAATTCAATTGGCGGGTAGCAAAGCTCGCTAATTGACTCTGAAAAGCTGGATTTTTTGTGTGGTCAGCGAGGTAGTTGCGATGTACCAGTGCTACCATGGAGGCCATTGCCGCAGCGCGCGCCGAAGCGAAGCCGTCCAAGTAGATCATGCCTCCCGGCGTGTAGCGCTTATTGTTGAGAAGCTCGTTCAGGTAATTGGTGCAATGTAACTCGTAGTCATAAAAACCATCGTAGCGCTCTGCGTCGGTGATCATTGTATCGTTTGCGTATTCGGGCAGCGCGGCAATATCTTCCATCAAGTAGTACACGGCATTGCGAATATCATCCCAGGCGGGATACCAGGCGAAGTGACCGGTATTCTCGGCAATTAGAGTGTAGTCCTCTTCGGCCTTGTGTAAATACTCAGGGTTTTTGGTGGCAATATACAGCCAGCCTGCCGCCCAAGGGATTTCGTCTTTGGCTCCAGAGCTGGAGTTGTAGTAGCTCATGGCATAGTTGTAGCCTTCGTTATCAATCATAGAGTTGGTGTAAGTACCGGGGTTAGGGTCTTTGCCTCCGTGGTCGAAATCTTTTGTTTGATAAGCAAAATCAAAAAGTTGTTCGGCATGCCTCAATAGTTCTTTTGCGTAAATAGCATCCTGAGGGTTATTAACGCTATTCTTGTCAAAAATAAGGGATGCAATGGTAAGTGCCGCGGCTGTCTGGCCAACTAAATCCGCTCCGGGATTTTCGATTGTGAGTTTTATCGCTGGGCGATAGGTGTCCGCGCCGTGGAGTTTTTTCAGTTCGAGCGCTTGGGTCTCAGGTGCAGCCCAAAGGGAGTGATCAATTACGCCGTCCCCCACTTGCCCGTAAAATTCATTTTCTGCTACATGAGCTTTTAGAAAATAGTCACTCACCCAACGTATGTTGTCCAGAACATAGGGTAATTGGCCACTTGCTTCATAGGCGTCCCAAAATTCAAGGACACCC
The Teredinibacter franksiae DNA segment above includes these coding regions:
- a CDS encoding glycoside hydrolase family 9 protein — protein: MSRLKKTITPLTMAAFALITVSTNAAEYNYVEALQKSIYFYEAQRSGALPDEENDFLATDLHAGFLPNRVEWRGDSYLDDGQYNQFGEFINLDLTGGWHDAGDHVKFGLPMAFSSSIMGWGVLEFWDAYEASGQLPYVLDNIRWVSDYFLKAHVAENEFYGQVGDGVIDHSLWAAPETQALELKKLHGADTYRPAIKLTIENPGADLVGQTAAALTIASLIFDKNSVNNPQDAIYAKELLRHAEQLFDFAYQTKDFDHGGKDPNPGTYTNSMIDNEGYNYAMSYYNSSSGAKDEIPWAAGWLYIATKNPEYLHKAEEDYTLIAENTGHFAWYPAWDDIRNAVYYLMEDIAALPEYANDTMITDAERYDGFYDYELHCTNYLNELLNNKRYTPGGMIYLDGFASARAAAMASMVALVHRNYLADHTKNPAFQSQLASFATRQLNYIMGDNPHNLSYLVGYGEQWQLAAHHRASHGSNRNDINDPEKPRHILYGAIAGGPGDDDSFSTDRADFPMTEVATDMNAGLTGALAGLVGIHGGTALADFPQPEDRSTPEAYVTAKVGYPNGDDRQSGSLLNIKMNNATAYPPREVVNASFRYFMDLSDEETAGYDINNLVLSAYYDSSNKNQISLQKWGTVPGLYFIEGVAGTLSPVGDSERTATMEIFVGDYVKGGWDYTNDPSFTGLNSDSFELAHNITLYNESGDLVWGEEPSSFSSSSTSSSSVPNSSSLSSSSSSIPPSSSSSSSSSSSSSSSSSSSSSSSTSLSSSSTSSSPAEAGKLLATVDVNNDWGAGYCGTLRLANTDSAVMTWDVTVTIEGTLTNLWNGEWGQTGNLLNVRGVSWNSQLQPGEIDTSVGFCAER